In candidate division KSB1 bacterium, the genomic window GGAAATGAAATGAAGGGTAAAACCAGCCCGTGTTGCGCCACATTCATTCTGGCAATTTTGATCATCGCTGTCGACCAAAATAGTGCTTATTCTCAAGAGACTCAAAACATTGGTACGCGCACCGTTTATTTAATCCGGCACGGTGATTACGACCACGAAGACCGGCGGGATCCGGATATCGGCCGTGGTCTGGTTCCCCTCGGGATCGCCCAGACGCGCCTGGTCGCCGATCGCCTGCGTAGGTTGCCCGATGAAATGACTTCCCTCCATAGCAGCACCATGACGCGGGCTCGCCAGACGGCCATGATCATCAATGAGGATTTTCCCAATCTCGAATTGCAGCAATCGCGTCTTTTGCGAGAATGCACGCCACCGACCTGGCGGGAAGATATTATGGCGCGTTCGGATTCGACGCGCATGAGCGCCTGCTCGGCCCAGTTCGAGGACGCTTTCGCCAAATATTTTGTTCCATCAGAGGATTCCACTGATCGACACGATGTACTTGTTTGTCACGGCAATGTGATACGTTATTTTGTCACACGTTCACTTCGTGTGGATACCCTGTCCTGGCTGCAGATGTCTATTGGGAATTGCAGTCTGACCATCATACGAGTTCGTGCTGACGGTTCAACCCAACTGGTCGCATACAGTGATGTGGGTCATTTGCCGGCAAATCTGCAAACCCGAACTGGCGGGGAAAATGAAGCTAAGAAGTTGACACTTCCTGAGGAAATTGAGAATTAGGAATTACAAATTAAGAATTATCGTAGGGGTAGAAATAAATAAATGAAACCGGCGCCGTTTAAATATTTTGCTCCTGGAACTCTCGAGGAAGCGCTAACGCATCTTGCTGAATACGGCGACGAAGCCAAAATCCTCGCCGGCGGGCAAAGTCTTGTGCCAACCATGAATTTTCGTCTGGCCCAGCCTGCTGTGCTCATCGATTTAAATCGGGTCGAGGAGCTGTTTTATATTAAAACTGAAAATTCTGCCGGACTCAAGATCGGCGCGATGACCCGGCACCAGGAACTAGAGTACAGCAAATTGATATTAGAAAAATCACCGCTGATTCGCGAAACCATGCCGCATATCGCCCATCCGCAGATTCGCAATCGCGGCACAATTGGCGGCAGTCTTGCTCACGCCGATCCTGCTGCTGAATTGCCGGCCGTCATGCTCGCCCTTGATGCAGAGTTTCTGCTTCGCGGCCAAAAAGCCGAACGTACGATTGCAGCCAAGGAGTTTTTCTTAGACCTGTTTTTTACAGCACTTGAACCGGAAGAACTAATAGTTGAAATTACGCTGCCTTCTCTGCCAAAAAACAGCGGCTGGGCTTTTCGCGAAATCGCCCGCCGCCACGGAGATTTTGCCCTGGTGGGAGTCGCTGCCGTTGTCACTTTAGATCAGAAGTCACAATGTGAACAAACGCGAATCGTGCTCATGAGCGTCGGTAACGCACCGGTTGAAGCTGTGCAGGCCCAGCAAGCTCTGATTGGACAAAAGCCCACGCCTGAAGCAATCCGTGCTGCTGCGGAAACGGCGGCGGAAAAAGACATCGACCCGCCGGGCGATATGCATGCCTCGGTGGATTATCGCCGGCATCTGGCGAAAGTGCTGACCGAGCAGGCGTTGACGGAGGCGTTTGAGCGGGCAAGCAAGAGTTGAAGAGCGAAAAGCGAATGAGCGAGGAGCGAAACCTCCGCCACGCTTTGACTGTTCGTTTACCTCGTTACGAAGCTCTGCTTCGTAACGCCAATGACTGAGAAGCTCCGCTTCTCATATTGAAGCAGGTGCTTAATTCTCAAGACCATTCCCAAGAAAACCTTGGGAATGAGACGAATAAATTAACGTATCAGGAGTGTCGTTCCCACGCAGAGCATGGGAACAAGCGGCTAGTTTTGAAGAACGAAATAAACACCTTGTCCACGGCAGTTGCCGGAGCATTACCCGACAGCCATCTCATCAACGCCGACCTCGCACCCACCAAACCGGAAGACCGCACGTGGAACGTCTGGAACATCGCTTCACTCT contains:
- a CDS encoding xanthine dehydrogenase family protein subunit M: MKPAPFKYFAPGTLEEALTHLAEYGDEAKILAGGQSLVPTMNFRLAQPAVLIDLNRVEELFYIKTENSAGLKIGAMTRHQELEYSKLILEKSPLIRETMPHIAHPQIRNRGTIGGSLAHADPAAELPAVMLALDAEFLLRGQKAERTIAAKEFFLDLFFTALEPEELIVEITLPSLPKNSGWAFREIARRHGDFALVGVAAVVTLDQKSQCEQTRIVLMSVGNAPVEAVQAQQALIGQKPTPEAIRAAAETAAEKDIDPPGDMHASVDYRRHLAKVLTEQALTEAFERASKS
- a CDS encoding histidine phosphatase family protein, which codes for GNEMKGKTSPCCATFILAILIIAVDQNSAYSQETQNIGTRTVYLIRHGDYDHEDRRDPDIGRGLVPLGIAQTRLVADRLRRLPDEMTSLHSSTMTRARQTAMIINEDFPNLELQQSRLLRECTPPTWREDIMARSDSTRMSACSAQFEDAFAKYFVPSEDSTDRHDVLVCHGNVIRYFVTRSLRVDTLSWLQMSIGNCSLTIIRVRADGSTQLVAYSDVGHLPANLQTRTGGENEAKKLTLPEEIEN